One genomic region from Strix uralensis isolate ZFMK-TIS-50842 chromosome 19, bStrUra1, whole genome shotgun sequence encodes:
- the RGS9 gene encoding regulator of G-protein signaling 9: MPSGFPEPPPEVGQPLPASSSRRWDGTRQNKALQSQSFGFKSAFLGAEGRILGTPCEEHTPHFEHPAPPSQRSGATGRRAGYTSCEGALAAPSPSPPKENKAGETSHRCALTPGLTQPLSFSSPQPCRQAPRLGVYAGTGTLPSLPAGPGSLAPGTPALPRSPSPTSVAPDSTKREREREGAGPGPFPSSSGRSRAAALSLGRFLKKGCWTSPIFATLSPKRPAMPHGKVQPLGEGERRLRLDAKAVSSFFQIKMDAPLESRIYPIDSEEGEDNCHQACKDSAKEVICPWEKPTEEGRAG, encoded by the exons ATGCCTTCTGGCTTCCCCGAGCCCCCTCCCGAGGTtgggcagcctctccctgcctcttcctccagGAGATGGGATGGCACAAGGCAGAATAAAGCTCTGCAGTCCCAGTCCTTTGGGTTCAAATCAGCCTTCCTCGGAGCAGAG GGGCGCATCCTGGGCACCCCCTGCGAGGAGCACACCCCTCACTTCGAGCATCCTGCACCTCCTAGCCAGCGCAGCGGAGCCACAGGCAGAAGAGCGGGGTACACTTCTTGTGAGGGTG cactggcagcacccagcccttcTCCTCCAAAGGAGAACAAGGCTGGGGAGACCAGCCACCGGTGTGCCCTCACCCCAGGCCTGACCCagcctctctccttttcctccccacagCCGTGCCGCCAGGCCCCTCGCCTGGGTGTCTACGCTGGCACCGGCACCCTGCCATCGCTGCCCGCTGGCCCTGGCAGCCTGGCCCCTGGCACCCCGGctctgccccgcagcccctcgcccACCAGCGTGGCCCCAGACAGCACCAAGAGGGAGCGGGAGCGCGAGGGGGCTGGCCCcggccccttcccctccagcagcgGGAGGTCCCGGGCGGCCGCCCTCTCCTTGGGCCGCTTCCTGAAGAAGGGCTGCTGGACCTCGCCCATCTTCGCCACGCTCTCGCCCAAGCGCCCGGCCATGCCCCACGGGAAGGTGCAGCCGCTGGGTGAGGGGGAGCGGCGGCTCCGGCTGGACGCCAAGGCCGTGAGCAG cttcttccaaataaaaatggATGCTCCTTTGGAGAGCCGAATCTACCCTATAGACTCTGAGGAGGGAGAGGACAACTGCCACCAAGCTTGTAAGGACTCTGCGAAGGAGGTGATCTGTCCTTGGGAGAAGCCCACGGAAGAGGGGCGAGCTGGGTAA
- the LOC141951952 gene encoding regulator of G-protein signaling 9-like isoform X1 gives MTVTRLDQGQRHRPRMAFLKKIEALMMEMQNPDTGIKTQTQRVLITNIPHAVAGNDIFQWILQRLQITEEEALHLGDLFVKYGYIYPLLEPKNLTLKTDGSLYRFQTPYFWPAQSWPADDTDYAIYLAKKNIKRKGILEEYEKEHYNMLNQKINYKWDFVIMQAKEQYKAGKERKKADRYALDCQERAYWLVNRTPPGMLDVLEYGLNRVTDPNEKKVNQKKTIAVYRREIMYYQQAIMKTRVKSSVSLEGLVKYSEQFLSNDPILSGCLPSNPWITDDPDFWDLNAKLVEVPTRMRVERWAFNFNELIRDPKGRQNFQLFLRKEFSGENLSFWEACEDLKYGDQSKVKEKAEEIYKLFLAPGARRWINIDGTTMGITVKGLQHPHRYVLDAAQTHIYMLMKKDSYGRYLKSPVYKEMLAKAVVPQETVKKSSTFLFGRRQLRSSPSPIILRQQEEEAKAREAAATVDITQVMSKLDRRSQLKKEPPK, from the exons ATGACCGTCACACGGCTCGACCAGGGGCAGCGCCACCGGCCGCGGATGGCCTTCCTGAAAAAG ATCGAAGCGCTTATGATGGAGATGCAGAATCCAGACACAGGCATCAAGACGCAGACGCAGAGGGTGCTGATCACGAACATCCCACATGCTGTGGCAG GTAATGATATATTCCAGTGGATTCTCCAACGCTTGCAGATCACTGAGGAAG AGGCACTCCACCTGGGGGACCTGTTTGTCAAATATGGATACATCTACCCTCTTCTGGAGCCAAAGAATCTCACCCTTAAGACAGATGGCAGCCTGTACAGGTTTCAA ACCCCCTATTTCTGGCCAGCGCAGAGCTGGCCTGCTGATGACACAGACTATG CAATTTACCTTGCAAAGAAGAACATTAAGAGGAAAGGGATTTTAGAAGAATATGAGAAG gaACATTACAACATGCTCAATCAAAAAATAAACTACAAGTGGGATTTTGTTATTATGCAGGCCAAAGAGCAGTATAA ggcagggaaggagcgGAAGAAGGCGGATAGGTATGCCCTGGACTGCCAGGAGAGAGCCTACTGGCTTGTGAACCGGACTCCT CCCGGCATGCTAGATGTCCTCGAGTATGGATTAAACCGCGTAACAGATCCCAATGAAAAGAAGGTAAATCAG aaaaaaactatAGCTGTTTACAGGAGAGAG ATCATGTACTATCAGCAGGCCATCATGAAGACCAGAGTGAAATCTTCTGTCTCTCTCGAAGG GCTGGTGAAGTACTCTGAGCAGTTCCTCTCCAACGATCCTATCCTGTCTGGATGTCTCCCCAGCAACCCCTGGATAACAGATGACCCTGACTTCTGGGATCTGAATGCAAAACT GGTGGAAGTCCCCACCAGAATGCGTGTGGAGCGATGGGCCTTCAATTTCAATGAGCTGATACGGGACCCGAAAGGTCGGCAGAACTTCCAGCTCTTCCTGAGGAAGGAGTTCAGCG GAGAGAATCTGAGTTTCTGGGAAGCCTGTGAGGATCTCAAGTATGGAGACCAGTCCAAGgtcaaagaaaaagcagaagaaatttaCAA GCTCTTCCTGGCTCCAGGAGCAAGGCGCTGGATTAACATTGATGGCACAACAATGGGCATCACGGTCAAAGGCCTCCAGCACCCTCATCGTTATGTTTTAGATGCTGCTCAGACCCACATTTACATGCTGATGAAAAAG GACTCCTATGGCCGCTATTTAAAGTCTCCAGTATACAAGGAAATGCTGGCCAAGGCTGTTGTGCCACAAGAGACTGTCaaaaaaag CTCCACTTTCCTGTTCGGCCGCCGTCAGCtccgctccagccccagccccatcatcctgaggcagcaggaggaagaggccAAAGCCAGAGAAGCCGCTGCGACCGTGGACATCACACAGGTCATGAGCAAGCTGGATCGCAGGAGCCAGCTCAAGAAAGAACCTCCCAAATAG
- the LOC141951952 gene encoding regulator of G-protein signaling 9-like isoform X2, with amino-acid sequence MTVTRLDQGQRHRPRMAFLKKIEALMMEMQNPDTGIKTQTQRVLITNIPHAVAGNDIFQWILQRLQITEEEALHLGDLFVKYGYIYPLLEPKNLTLKTDGSLYRFQTPYFWPAQSWPADDTDYAIYLAKKNIKRKGILEEYEKEHYNMLNQKINYKWDFVIMQAKEQYKAGKERKKADRYALDCQERAYWLVNRTPPGMLDVLEYGLNRVTDPNEKKKKTIAVYRREIMYYQQAIMKTRVKSSVSLEGLVKYSEQFLSNDPILSGCLPSNPWITDDPDFWDLNAKLVEVPTRMRVERWAFNFNELIRDPKGRQNFQLFLRKEFSGENLSFWEACEDLKYGDQSKVKEKAEEIYKLFLAPGARRWINIDGTTMGITVKGLQHPHRYVLDAAQTHIYMLMKKDSYGRYLKSPVYKEMLAKAVVPQETVKKSSTFLFGRRQLRSSPSPIILRQQEEEAKAREAAATVDITQVMSKLDRRSQLKKEPPK; translated from the exons ATGACCGTCACACGGCTCGACCAGGGGCAGCGCCACCGGCCGCGGATGGCCTTCCTGAAAAAG ATCGAAGCGCTTATGATGGAGATGCAGAATCCAGACACAGGCATCAAGACGCAGACGCAGAGGGTGCTGATCACGAACATCCCACATGCTGTGGCAG GTAATGATATATTCCAGTGGATTCTCCAACGCTTGCAGATCACTGAGGAAG AGGCACTCCACCTGGGGGACCTGTTTGTCAAATATGGATACATCTACCCTCTTCTGGAGCCAAAGAATCTCACCCTTAAGACAGATGGCAGCCTGTACAGGTTTCAA ACCCCCTATTTCTGGCCAGCGCAGAGCTGGCCTGCTGATGACACAGACTATG CAATTTACCTTGCAAAGAAGAACATTAAGAGGAAAGGGATTTTAGAAGAATATGAGAAG gaACATTACAACATGCTCAATCAAAAAATAAACTACAAGTGGGATTTTGTTATTATGCAGGCCAAAGAGCAGTATAA ggcagggaaggagcgGAAGAAGGCGGATAGGTATGCCCTGGACTGCCAGGAGAGAGCCTACTGGCTTGTGAACCGGACTCCT CCCGGCATGCTAGATGTCCTCGAGTATGGATTAAACCGCGTAACAGATCCCAATGAAAAGAAG aaaaaaactatAGCTGTTTACAGGAGAGAG ATCATGTACTATCAGCAGGCCATCATGAAGACCAGAGTGAAATCTTCTGTCTCTCTCGAAGG GCTGGTGAAGTACTCTGAGCAGTTCCTCTCCAACGATCCTATCCTGTCTGGATGTCTCCCCAGCAACCCCTGGATAACAGATGACCCTGACTTCTGGGATCTGAATGCAAAACT GGTGGAAGTCCCCACCAGAATGCGTGTGGAGCGATGGGCCTTCAATTTCAATGAGCTGATACGGGACCCGAAAGGTCGGCAGAACTTCCAGCTCTTCCTGAGGAAGGAGTTCAGCG GAGAGAATCTGAGTTTCTGGGAAGCCTGTGAGGATCTCAAGTATGGAGACCAGTCCAAGgtcaaagaaaaagcagaagaaatttaCAA GCTCTTCCTGGCTCCAGGAGCAAGGCGCTGGATTAACATTGATGGCACAACAATGGGCATCACGGTCAAAGGCCTCCAGCACCCTCATCGTTATGTTTTAGATGCTGCTCAGACCCACATTTACATGCTGATGAAAAAG GACTCCTATGGCCGCTATTTAAAGTCTCCAGTATACAAGGAAATGCTGGCCAAGGCTGTTGTGCCACAAGAGACTGTCaaaaaaag CTCCACTTTCCTGTTCGGCCGCCGTCAGCtccgctccagccccagccccatcatcctgaggcagcaggaggaagaggccAAAGCCAGAGAAGCCGCTGCGACCGTGGACATCACACAGGTCATGAGCAAGCTGGATCGCAGGAGCCAGCTCAAGAAAGAACCTCCCAAATAG